A single genomic interval of Primulina huaijiensis isolate GDHJ02 chromosome 7, ASM1229523v2, whole genome shotgun sequence harbors:
- the LOC140981172 gene encoding uncharacterized protein, producing the protein MGPGPQESGAFDSSIVVTAQSTSRRRTTEFQLLVQSIRRSMKIIRIFGLLGILLCLKSAESAPQAYRRDPGHPTWHHGAFQDVRDSVRSDVRQMLHSRAEVPFQVPLEVNVVLIGFNGDGGYRYTIDSHKLEEFLRVSFPSHRPSCLETGQPIDIEHHIVFNAFPAGQPELIALEKAMKLALTPAGHAREADFGRQVPLFEVEATTVEPEFLKLYAYLFDLENAGYQVEEMDRPWPNAIFVVNFDKVRIDPRNKELDLDSLMYGKITNLNEDEMKKQEGDYIYRYRYNGGGASQVWLGSGRFVVIDLSAGPCTYGKIETEEGSVNPKTLPRLQSLVLSRSGTVDEQSAHDIFVGQLAALLATTVEHVIAPDIRYETVDMTTRILVPIIVLQNHNRYNILVKGHNYSVDVDAIEAEVKKMVHQGQEVVIIGGTHALHRHEKLSIAVSKAMRGHSLQETKKDGRFHVHTKTYLDGAILKEEMERSADVLAAGLLEVSDPTLASKFFLRQTWTDETVETGDSILKHKPLWASYNSKLQKGSKRGLGKKKQGDLYRTYGTRVVPVFVLSLADVDEHLMMEDDSLVWTSNDVVIVLQHQSDKIPLSYVSELERRHAEPSVAQRHILAGLASVVGGLSAPYEKASHVHERPVVNWLLAAGCHPFGPFSNTSQTSQLLQDAALRNIIYARVDSALHRIRDTSESVQAFAAEHLKTPLGEPVKGKKNKSSTELWLEKFYKKTTNLPEPFPHELVERLEKYLNSLEEQLVDLSSLLYDHRLQDAHLNSSQILQSSIFTQQYVEHVLTSEREKMKCCSIEYKFPTHSSQNYIYAGILLAGFFVYFAVIFFASPVR; encoded by the exons ATGGGTCCAGGCCCACAAGAATCGGGGGCATTTGATTCTAGCATTGTGGTCACTGCCCAGTCTACTTCAAGACGACGAACGACCGAATTTCAGCTTCTTGTTCAATCAATTCGACGCAGCATGAAAATAATTAGGATTTTCGGTTTGTTGGGAATCTTATTGTGCTTGAAATCAGCAGAATCTGCGCCTCAGGCGTATCGCAGAGATCCTGGTCATCCAACGTGGCACCATGGAGCATTTCAAGATGTTAGGGATTCCGTTCGATCTGATGTTCGTCAGATGCTTCACTCTCGCGCTGAG GTTCCATTTCAAGTGCCTCTTGAAGTAAATGTAGTCCTTATTGGCTTCAATGGTGATGGAGGCTACAGATATACCATAGATTCCCATAAGTTGGAGGAATTTTTGAGAGTTAGCTTTCCATCTCACAGACCCTCATGCTTAGAGACTGGCCAACCAATTGATATTGAACATCACATAGTCTTCAATGCATTTCCG GCTGGACAGCCAGAATTGATAGCATTGGAGAAAGCTATGAAATTAGCCTTGACTCCTGCTGGCCATGCAAGAGAG GCCGATTTTGGCAGGCAAGTACCTTTGTTTGAGGTGGAAGCTACTACTGTTGAACCAGAATTTTTGAAGCTGTATGCTTACCTGTTTGATTTAGAAAATGCGGGATACCAAGTTGAAGAAATGGATAGACCCTGGCCAAATGCAATTTTTGTTGTTAACTTTGATAAG GTCCGAATAGATCCTAGAAACAAGGAGCTTGATCTTGATAGTTTAATGTATGGcaaaatcacaaatctaaacgAGGATGAGATGAAGAAACAAGAGGGAGATTACATTTATAGGTACCGTTACAATGGAGGAGGTGCGTCTCAGGTTTGGCTTGGATCTGGCAG GTTTGTTGTGATTGACCTGTCTGCTGGTCCTTGCACTTATGGTAAGATTGAAACTGAAGAAGGAAGTGTCAATCCTAAGACATTGCCTCGATTACAAAGTTTAGTGTTATCAAGATCAGGCACAGTTGATGAGCAGTCTGCTCATGATATTTTTGTTGGACAACTAGCTGCTCTGCTCGCAACTACAGTAGAGCATGTCATAGCCCCAGATATTAG GTATGAAACTGTTGATATGACTACCAGGATCCTCGTACCTATCATTGTTCTTCAGAATCATAACAGATACAATATCTTGGTGAAAGGCCATAATTACAGTGTTGATGTCGATGCCATTGAAGCTGAG GTTAAAAAAATGGTTCACCAAGGTCAGGAAGTTGTAATCATTGGCGGTACTCATGCACTACATCGTCACGAAAAGTTATCCATCGCTGTGTCAAAAGCAATGAGGGGTCATTCTCTTCAAGAAACGAAGAAGGATGGGCGTTTTCATGTTCATACAAAGACATATTTGGATGGTGCTATTCTTAAGGAG GAGATGGAACGATCTGCTGATGTGCTTGCTGCCGGTTTACTAGAGGTGTCTGACCCAACTCTTGCGAGTAAATTTTTTCTTCGCCAG ACCTGGACAGATGAGACTGTTGAAACTGGTGATTCCATACTAAAGCATAAACCTCTTTGGGCATCTTATAATTCAAAGCTTCAAAAGGGTAGTAAAAGGGGATTAGGAAAAAAGAAACAAGGTGACCTGTACCGAACTTATGGAACTAGAGTTGTTCCAGT CTTTGTCCTGTCATTGGCCGATGTGGATGAACACCTTATGATGGAGGATGATAGTCTTGTATGGACAAGTAATGATGTAGTTATTGTGCTTCAGCATCAAAGTGATAAGATTCCTTTAAG TTATGTTTCGGAGCTGGAGAGAAGACATGCCGAACCGTCAGTAGCACAGCGACATATATTAGCTGGGCTGGCCTCTGTTGTGGGTGGATTGAGTGCTCCATATGAAAAAGCTTCTCATGTCCATGAGAGGCCTGTGGTGAATTGGCTCTTGGCAGCTGGTTGCCATCCGTTTGGGCCATTTTCAAACACATCTCAGACTAGTCAATTGCTTCAGGATGCGGCATTG AGGAACATTATATATGCCCGTGTTGATTCTGCTCTTCATCGAATTCGAGATACGTCAGAG TCTGTCCAAGCATTTGCTGCTGAGCACTTGAAAACTCCTCTTGGGGAACCAGTGAAGGGTAAAAAGAACAAGTCTAGCACCGAACTTTGGCTGGAGAAATTCTACAAGAAGACAACCAATCTACCAGAACCATTCCCTCATGAATTAGTTGAAAGATTGGAAAAGtatttgaat AGCCTCGAGGAGCAGCTCGTAGACCTTTCGTCCTTGCTATATGATCACAGACTACAAGATGCCCACTTAAACAGTTCACAGATTCTTCAAAGCTCAATCTTCACCCAGCA GTATGTAGAGCATGTTTTGACAAGTGAAAGGGAGAAAATGAAATGCTGTAGTATTGAATACAAATTCCCTACACACTCTTCCCAAAATTACATCTACGCTGGGATTCTTTTAGCTggattttttgtatattttgctGTAATCTTCTTCGCATCTCCCGTGCGCTGA
- the LOC140981435 gene encoding phytochrome B-like has product MKAVFVVVNACISKDHTNNIVGVCFVGQDITAQRVVMDKFIHIQGAYKAIVHSPNPLIPPIFASDESTCCSEWNTAMEKLTGWNNRDMIGKMLVGEVFGGCCQLKGPDSMTKFMIVLHNAIEGQDTDKFPFSLSDRNGNYVQALLTANKRVNMDGQIIGAFCFLQIASPELLQSLSVQRQQEKNCDSKINELAYILHEIKNPLYGLRFVNSLLEATNLTDDQKQLLETNAACEKQMLKIMKDVELESIENGSLELEKAEFVLGNVIDAVVSQVVLIFRERGLQLIHDIPEEVKTLALYGDRFRIQQVLADFLLNMACYAPSPEGWVEIQLRPSMKQISVGITTAQIEVRIVCRGEGLPAELVKDMFHSSRWATQQGLGLSMCRKILKHMNGEVQYIRESERCYFLIILDLPVPRSFLTNTC; this is encoded by the exons ATGAAGGCTGTATTTGTGGTGGTCAATGCTTGCATTAGCAAGGACCATACAAATAATATAGTTGGTGTATGCTTCGTTGGTCAGGATATTACTGCTCAGAGAGTGGTGATGGACAAGTTCATTCACATTCAAGGTGCTTACAAGGCAATTGTACACAGTCCAAACCCTCTAATTCCACCTATATTTGCTTCGGATGAGAGCACCTGTTGCTCTGAGTGGAATACCGCAATGGAAAAGCTCACTGGGTGGAATAACCGAGATATGATTGGGAAGATGTTGGTTGGGGAAGTATTTGGTGGTTGCTGCCAGCTCAAGGGCCCTGATTCTATGACAAAATTCATGATTGTCTTGCACAACGCAATTGAAGGCCAAGATACTGACAAATTCCCATTTTCTTTATCGGACAGAAACGGTAACTATGTTCAGGCTCTCTTGACTGCAAACAAGAGGGTAAATATGGATGGTCAGATTATTGGAGCATTTTGTTTCTTGCAGATTGCCAGTCCTGAATTGCTGCAATCTCTGAGTGTCCAGAGGCAGCAGGAAAAGAATTGTGATTCAAAGATAAATGAGCTGGCTTATATTcttcatgaaataaaaaatccATTGTATGGTTTACGCTTCGTCAACTCCCTCTTGGAAGCCACCAATTTAACAGACGACCAAAAGCAGTTGCTTGAGACAAATGCTGCTTGTGAGAAACAAATGTTAAAGATCATGAAGGATGTTGAGCTGGAAAGCATTGAGAATGG TTCTCTGGAGCTGGAGAAAGCAGAATTTGTGCTTGGGAATGTAATAGATGCTGTTGTTAGCCAAGTCGTGTTAATTTTTAGAGAACGAGGTTTGCAATTGATCCATGATATACCCGAGGAAGTCAAAACTCTGGCATTATACGGTGATCGATTTAGAATTCAACAGGTCCTTGCTGATTTTTTACTGAATATGGCGTGCTACGCACCATCTCCAGAAGGATGGGTAGAAATTCAACTTAGACCAAGTATGAAGCAAATTTCTGTTGGAATAACCACAGCACAAATTGAAGTCAG GATTGTGTGCCGAGGTGAAGGTCTTCCAGCCGAACTGGTCAAAGACATGTTCCACAGCAGTCGATGGGCGACTCAGCAAGGCCTGGGCCTTAGTATGTGCAGAAAAATTTTGAAGCATATGAATGGTGAAGTTCAATATATCAGAGAGTCCGAAAGATGCTATTTTCTCATCATTCTTGATCTTCCTGTACCACGGAGTTTCTTGACAAATACATGCTAA